CCCCGGAGGGGGGGACGACCCCCGCCAGGGTCCACATGATGGTGGATTTACCGGCCCCGTTGGAGCCCACGATGGAGACGATCTCCCCCTCCTCCACCGGGAAGGAGACACCCTGGACGGCGTGAATGGTGCCGTAATGAACGTGGAGATCCTCGACGAGCAGCGCCTTCGTCCTCATCGCCGGCCCTTTTCCTTTCCGAGGTAGGCCGCCACCACGGCAGGGTCGGCCCTAACCTCGTCGGGCGTCCCCGTGGCAAGAAGGGCCCCGAAGTTCATGACCACGATGGGGGAGCAGATATTCATCACCAAGTCCATGTGGTGCTCTATGAGGAGGATGGTCACCCTGAACCTCTCCCTGACCTCGGCGATGAGGTCGGCCAGGCCCCGGGTCTCCTCGGGGTTCATCCCGGCCGCCGGTTCGTCCAGGAGAAGGAGCGAGGGTTCCGTCGCCAGCGCCCTGGCGATCTCGAGTTTTCTCTGGAACCCATAGGGAAGGTTGTCGGCCTGGGTCGACGCGAACCTTGCTAGTCCCAGCACCTCCAGGAGCCCCAGGGCCTTCTCGCGGAGGTCCCTTTCCAGGCGTTTCGTCCCCGGCGTCCCCAGGAGGGAGCCCAGGAAGCTGCACTCCTCGCGCTGGAAGAGGGGCGTCAGGACATTGTCGAGGCAGCTTCTCCTGTTGAAGAGGCGGATATTCTGGAAGGTCCTGGCTATCCCCTTGCGGACCACCTTGTCGGGCCTCAACCCCGTAATGACCTCGCCGCGTAAAAGGACCGAGCCGGCCGTGGGACGGTAGAGGCC
This genomic window from Thermovirga sp. contains:
- a CDS encoding ABC transporter ATP-binding protein, which gives rise to MTSSAGPLFSVRGLTKHFDGIRAVDSFSFDVAEGSITGIIGPNGAGKTTVFNIVTGLYRPTAGSVLLRGEVITGLRPDKVVRKGIARTFQNIRLFNRRSCLDNVLTPLFQREECSFLGSLLGTPGTKRLERDLREKALGLLEVLGLARFASTQADNLPYGFQRKLEIARALATEPSLLLLDEPAAGMNPEETRGLADLIAEVRERFRVTILLIEHHMDLVMNICSPIVVMNFGALLATGTPDEVRADPAVVAAYLGKEKGRR